One genomic region from Nymphaea colorata isolate Beijing-Zhang1983 chromosome 12, ASM883128v2, whole genome shotgun sequence encodes:
- the LOC116265839 gene encoding inorganic phosphate transporter 1-4-like: MVQLQVLNALDVAKTQWYHFTAIIIAGMGFFTDAYDLFSISIVTKLLGRIYYYDANPDRPGVLPPNVSAAVNGVALSGTFAGQLFFGWLGDKMGRKKVYGLTLMLMFVCSMASGLSFGKTPKGVMAVLCFFRFWLGFGIGGDYPLSATIMSEYANKKTRGAFIAAVFAMQGLGILASGIVAIIVSAAFRNQYWAPAYVVNPVASTVPQADYVWRIILMFGAAPAALTYYWRMQMPETARYTALVARDAKQAAMDMSRVLHVEFENEQDKLDVMAVERSLNYGLFTREFAKRHGLHLLGTTSTWFFLDVAFYSQNLFQKDIFSDIGWIPPDKTMNAVEEVYRIARAQTLITLCSTVPGYWFAIAFIDIIGRFTIQLMGFLFMTGFMFALAIPYYNWHQPTHRISFVVMYAFTFFFANFGPNTTTFVIPAEIFPARLRSTCHGISAAAGKAGAMIGAFGFLYAAQSKDPGLVDPGYRPGIGVRNALIVLGVSNALGFLFTFLLPESKGKSLEEITGEAEPAGQQDCDPESGYTGSEPVQTEPL; this comes from the coding sequence ATGGTGCAGCTGCAGGTATTGAATGCCCTGGATGTGGCCAAGACGCAGTGGTACCACTTCACAGCCATCATCATAGCTGGTATGGGCTTCTTTACCGACGCCTACGACCTCTTCTCCATCTCCATCGTCACCAAGCTCTTAGGCCGCATCTATTACTACGACGCCAACCCAGACCGCCCGGGAGTGCTCCCTCCCAACGTCTCCGCGGCGGTGAATGGGGTGGCCCTCTCAGGTACGTTCGCCGGCCAGCTGTTCTTCGGTTGGCTCGGCGACAAGATGGGAAGGAAGAAGGTCTACGGTCTCACCCTCATGCTCATGTTTGTCTGCTCCATGGCCTCGGGCCTGTCCTTTGGAAAGACCCCCAAGGGCGTGATGGCGGTGCTCTGCTTCTTTCGGTTCTGGCTGGGGTTCGGCATCGGCGGCGACTACCCACTCTCCGCCACCATCATGTCCGAATACGCGAACAAAAAGACCAGGGGGGCATTCATTGCCGCCGTCTTCGCCATGCAAGGGCTTGGCATCCTCGCTAGCGGGATCGTCGCCATCATCGTCTCTGCTGCTTTCAGGAACCAGTACTGGGCGCCAGCCTACGTGGTCAACCCCGTGGCCTCGACGGTACCCCAGGCTGACTACGTGTGGAGGATCATACTGATGTTCGGCGCAGCGCCGGCAGCACTGACCTACTACTGGCGAATGCAGATGCCGGAGACGGCCAGGTACACGGCGCTCGTGGCAAGGGACGCGAAGCAGGCTGCGATGGACATGTCGAGGGTGCTGCACGTGGAGTTCGAGAACGAGCAGGACAAGCTTGACGTCATGGCCGTGGAGAGATCCCTCAACTACGGCCTCTTCACCCGCGAGTTCGCCAAGCGCCACGGCCTGCACCTGCTCGGCACCACTTCCACTTGGTTCTTCCTCGACGTCGCCTTCTACAGTCAGAACCTATTCCAGAAGGACATTTTCTCTGATATCGGATGGATTCCGCCGGATAAAACCATGAACGCCGTCGAAGAGGTTTACCGGATCGCCCGCGCCCAGACCCTCATTACCCTTTGCTCCACCGTCCCCGGATACTGGTTCGCCATTGCTTTCATCGACATCATCGGCCGCTTCACCATCCAACTGATGGGCTTCCTCTTCATGACCGGCTTCATGTTCGCCCTCGCAATACCTTACTACAATTGGCACCAACCCACCCACCGTATTAGCTTCGTCGTCATGTATgccttcaccttcttcttcgCCAACTTCGGCCCCAACACCACCACCTTCGTTATTCCGGCGGAAATCTTTCCGGCGAGACTCAGGTCGACGTGCCACGGTATCTCGGCCGCGGCGGGCAAAGCCGGCGCCATGATCGGGGCCTTTGGGTTCCTGTACGCAGCCCAGAGCAAGGACCCCGGCCTTGTTGACCCAGGGTACCGTCCCGGAATTGGGGTCAGAAATGCGCTCATTGTGCTAGGCGTCAGTAACGCGTTGGGCTTCCTCTTCACGTTCTTGTTGCCGGAGTCAAAGGGAAAGTCGCTGGAGGAGATAACGGGTGAGGCCGAACCGGCCGGGCAGCAGGACTGCGACCCCGAGTCTGGCTATACTGGCAGCGAACCTGTACAGACAGAGCCCCTTTAG